In the genome of Oncorhynchus mykiss isolate Arlee chromosome 18, USDA_OmykA_1.1, whole genome shotgun sequence, one region contains:
- the LOC110496945 gene encoding receptor-transporting protein 3 isoform X1 yields the protein MNTDWMPTRWSECFEEMLDEELGSSDQWAFHFNYGLTETLTKEERRKRWQVYSHCANGQFQCGECSKTWPSARVVVVFRYRLWDETGRGTVLMRPFGQACRHCREEFELPGFSKNEVEEALLRLFVNIRKNCYGEEEEEEEEEEEEGSEGSEKVWKRPHEKALCEACRLGICCQEQ from the exons ATGAATACAG ACTGGATGCCCACCCGGTGGTCAGAGTGTTTTGAGGAGATGTTGGATGAGGAGCTGGGCAGCAGTGACCAGTGGGCTTTCCACTTCAACTACGGCCTGACAGAAACACTCaccaaggaggagaggaggaaaagatggCAGGTGTACAGCCACTGTGCCAACGGACA GTTCCAGTGTGGTGAGTGTTCTAAGACATGGCCGTCGGCACGGGTGGTGGTAGTGTTCCGTTATCGGCTGTGGGATGAGACAGGCCGGGGGACCGTCCTGATGCGGCCTTTCGGCCAGGCATGCAGACACTGCCGGGAAGAGTTTGAACTTCCAGGCTTTTCAAAGAATGAGGTGGAAGAGGCACTGCTCCGGCTGTTTGTAAATATTAGGAAGAACTgctatggagaggaggaggaggaagaggaggaggaggaggaggaagggtcaGAAGGATCAGAGAAGGTGTGGAAGAGGCCCCATGAGAAAGCCCTGTGTGAGGCCTGCAGACTGGGCATCTGCTGTCAAGaacagtag
- the LOC110496945 gene encoding receptor-transporting protein 3 isoform X2: MPTRWSECFEEMLDEELGSSDQWAFHFNYGLTETLTKEERRKRWQVYSHCANGQFQCGECSKTWPSARVVVVFRYRLWDETGRGTVLMRPFGQACRHCREEFELPGFSKNEVEEALLRLFVNIRKNCYGEEEEEEEEEEEEGSEGSEKVWKRPHEKALCEACRLGICCQEQ, from the exons ATGCCCACCCGGTGGTCAGAGTGTTTTGAGGAGATGTTGGATGAGGAGCTGGGCAGCAGTGACCAGTGGGCTTTCCACTTCAACTACGGCCTGACAGAAACACTCaccaaggaggagaggaggaaaagatggCAGGTGTACAGCCACTGTGCCAACGGACA GTTCCAGTGTGGTGAGTGTTCTAAGACATGGCCGTCGGCACGGGTGGTGGTAGTGTTCCGTTATCGGCTGTGGGATGAGACAGGCCGGGGGACCGTCCTGATGCGGCCTTTCGGCCAGGCATGCAGACACTGCCGGGAAGAGTTTGAACTTCCAGGCTTTTCAAAGAATGAGGTGGAAGAGGCACTGCTCCGGCTGTTTGTAAATATTAGGAAGAACTgctatggagaggaggaggaggaagaggaggaggaggaggaggaagggtcaGAAGGATCAGAGAAGGTGTGGAAGAGGCCCCATGAGAAAGCCCTGTGTGAGGCCTGCAGACTGGGCATCTGCTGTCAAGaacagtag